A genomic segment from Stenotrophomonas maltophilia encodes:
- a CDS encoding energy transducer TonB has product MSAPRSSSAKSFTVHIPRNALKIAGIAFGVGVLLFVLVWLTGRDKEFFRADPAAQTPQETAQVEPLPEPLAAAAGSSDMPDAKPAPVEEEAPKLVETAPPPPAPIAEAAPAAPAPTPAATGNSQPMPIAGQSPPPAYPAAALRAGETGSVVVRVDVDATGYPNNATVIQRSGSRELDRAATDAVRRWRFTPAQSNGQAVPGSIEVPFDFKTQ; this is encoded by the coding sequence ATGTCTGCACCCCGCTCGTCGTCCGCCAAGTCGTTCACTGTGCATATCCCGCGCAACGCCCTGAAGATCGCCGGCATCGCCTTCGGCGTGGGCGTGCTGCTGTTCGTGCTGGTCTGGTTGACCGGCCGCGACAAGGAATTCTTCCGTGCCGACCCGGCCGCGCAGACCCCGCAGGAGACCGCGCAGGTGGAACCGCTGCCCGAGCCGCTGGCTGCGGCCGCGGGTTCCAGCGACATGCCTGATGCCAAGCCGGCCCCGGTCGAGGAAGAGGCCCCGAAGCTGGTCGAAACCGCGCCGCCACCGCCGGCGCCCATCGCTGAAGCGGCCCCGGCCGCACCGGCCCCCACGCCGGCCGCCACCGGCAATAGCCAGCCGATGCCGATTGCCGGCCAGTCGCCGCCGCCGGCCTACCCGGCTGCCGCGCTGCGCGCCGGCGAGACCGGCAGCGTGGTGGTACGCGTGGACGTGGATGCCACCGGCTATCCGAACAATGCCACCGTGATTCAGCGCAGCGGCTCACGCGAGCTCGACCGTGCCGCGACCGATGCCGTGCGCCGCTGGCGCTTCACCCCGGCACAAAGCAACGGCCAGGCGGTACCGGGCAGCATTGAAGTGCCGTTCGACTTCAAGACCCAGTAA
- the pheA gene encoding prephenate dehydratase — MASSKSSKKAPKKAEPAKDSAPTKAKGKAKAASNPAPTLAPLALADVRSKIDQIDRDIQSLIAERARFAHQVGKAKGKLAAAVDYYRPEREAQVLRMVVDRNEGPLSDELLVHVYREIMSACLAQQEPLKIGYLGPEGTFSQQAVLKHFGRSALGLPMASIEEVFQEVEAGNADFGVVPVENSGQGTIQITLDMFLTSNLKICGEVELRVQQYLMSRSGRIEDIERIYAHPQSFMQTSAWLRANLPKAEKIPVSSNAEGARRARNADDAAAIGGESAGHVYGLKKVVTKPIQNDADNTTRFLVVGRNIFPTSGHDRTSVLVFIHDKPGALFDVLSPFARHGISMNRIESRPSHHGKWEYGFFIDLAGHIDDAPMQAALAELEAHSAQIKVLGSYPVAVP; from the coding sequence ATGGCAAGCAGCAAATCCAGCAAGAAAGCGCCGAAGAAGGCCGAACCGGCCAAGGACAGCGCGCCCACCAAGGCGAAGGGCAAGGCCAAGGCCGCCTCGAACCCGGCACCCACCCTGGCGCCGCTGGCGCTGGCCGATGTGCGTTCGAAGATCGACCAGATCGACCGTGATATCCAGAGCCTGATCGCCGAGCGCGCGCGCTTCGCCCACCAGGTCGGCAAGGCCAAGGGCAAGCTCGCCGCCGCCGTCGACTATTACCGCCCCGAGCGCGAAGCGCAGGTGCTGCGCATGGTGGTGGACCGCAACGAAGGCCCGCTCAGTGATGAGCTGCTGGTGCACGTCTACCGCGAGATCATGTCGGCCTGCCTGGCCCAGCAGGAGCCGCTGAAGATCGGTTACCTCGGCCCGGAAGGCACCTTCAGCCAGCAGGCCGTGCTCAAGCATTTCGGCCGTTCGGCGCTGGGGCTGCCGATGGCCAGCATCGAAGAAGTGTTCCAGGAAGTGGAAGCGGGCAACGCCGATTTCGGCGTGGTGCCGGTGGAGAATTCGGGGCAGGGCACCATCCAGATCACCCTGGACATGTTCCTGACCTCCAACCTGAAGATCTGTGGCGAAGTGGAACTGCGCGTGCAGCAGTACCTGATGTCGCGCAGCGGCCGCATCGAAGATATCGAGCGCATCTACGCGCACCCGCAGTCGTTCATGCAGACCTCGGCGTGGCTGCGCGCCAACCTGCCGAAGGCCGAGAAGATTCCGGTATCCAGCAATGCCGAAGGTGCGCGCCGTGCGCGCAACGCCGATGACGCAGCGGCCATCGGTGGCGAGAGCGCCGGCCACGTGTACGGCCTGAAGAAGGTGGTCACCAAGCCGATCCAGAACGATGCCGACAACACCACCCGCTTCCTGGTGGTGGGCCGCAACATCTTCCCGACCTCCGGCCACGACCGCACGTCGGTGCTGGTGTTCATCCATGACAAGCCCGGTGCGCTGTTCGACGTGCTCAGCCCGTTCGCCCGCCATGGCATCAGCATGAACCGCATCGAGTCGCGGCCGTCGCACCACGGCAAGTGGGAGTACGGCTTCTTCATCGACCTGGCCGGCCACATCGATGACGCGCCGATGCAGGCGGCGCTGGCCGAACTGGAAGCGCACTCGGCGCAGATCAAGGTGCTCGGCTCCTATCCGGTGGCCGTGCCCTGA
- a CDS encoding energy transducer TonB translates to MTATTHEDLHSPQLQHDASEQHKPTSPWMWIALIVAMFAAALLWLRHSNQEDVAPAPVGERMLPAPEQAPVADAQEPAARQAAPAGSQRKAAPAVRNREARPLAGNSKPTYPAAALRNGVQGSLVASLNVDTRGQVTNAAIVSRSGERSRDLDRAVLSAVQNWKFQPAMHEGRAVASVVRVPVDFRTEQR, encoded by the coding sequence ATGACCGCCACCACCCACGAAGACCTTCATTCGCCGCAGCTGCAACATGACGCCAGCGAACAGCACAAGCCCACGTCGCCCTGGATGTGGATCGCGCTGATCGTGGCGATGTTTGCCGCCGCGCTGCTCTGGCTGCGTCACTCGAACCAGGAAGACGTGGCGCCGGCACCGGTTGGCGAGCGCATGCTGCCCGCCCCTGAGCAGGCGCCGGTCGCCGACGCACAGGAACCTGCTGCCCGCCAGGCCGCACCGGCCGGCAGCCAGCGCAAAGCCGCCCCTGCGGTACGCAATCGCGAGGCGCGCCCGCTGGCAGGCAACAGCAAGCCGACCTACCCCGCTGCCGCGCTGCGCAACGGCGTGCAGGGCAGCCTGGTTGCCAGCCTGAATGTCGATACCCGTGGCCAGGTGACCAATGCCGCGATTGTTTCGCGCAGCGGTGAACGCAGCCGTGACCTGGATCGTGCGGTGCTGAGCGCCGTGCAGAACTGGAAGTTCCAGCCGGCAATGCATGAGGGCCGTGCAGTGGCCAGCGTGGTGCGGGTCCCGGTGGATTTCCGTACCGAACAGCGTTGA
- the aroA gene encoding 3-phosphoshikimate 1-carboxyvinyltransferase has protein sequence MSNAQHWIARKGQPLQGSLTIPGDKSVSHRSVMFAALADGTSHIEGFLEGEDTRATARIFSQLGVRIETPSPSQRIVHGVGIDGLKAPEAPLDCGNAGTGMRLLAGLLAGQAFDCTLIGDESLSGRPMRRVTGPLSQMGAKIDTESDGTPPLQVHGGQALQGIDFASPVASAQIKSAVLLAGLYAQGETSVVEPHPTRDYTERMLSAFGVEIDFSPGKARLRGGQRLRATDIVVPADFSSAAFYLVAASIIPGSELRLKQVGLNPRRTGLLHALRLMGADITEENPAEQGGEPVADLVVRYAPLKGARIPEALVPDMIDEFPALFVAAAAAEGQTVVTGAAELRVKESDRLAAMATGLRALGMQVDETEDGATLHGGVRLGSGTIESHGDHRIAMAFAIAGQISDGEVRINDIANVATSFPDFDGLARSAGFNLA, from the coding sequence ATGAGCAACGCGCAACACTGGATTGCCCGCAAGGGCCAGCCGCTGCAGGGCAGCCTGACCATTCCCGGCGACAAGTCGGTCTCGCACCGCTCGGTGATGTTCGCCGCGCTGGCTGATGGCACTTCGCATATCGAAGGCTTCCTGGAAGGCGAGGACACCCGCGCGACTGCGCGCATCTTCAGCCAGCTGGGTGTGCGTATCGAAACCCCCAGCCCGTCGCAGCGCATCGTGCACGGCGTCGGTATCGACGGCCTGAAGGCGCCGGAGGCACCGCTGGACTGCGGAAATGCCGGTACCGGCATGCGCCTGCTGGCCGGCCTGCTGGCGGGCCAGGCGTTCGACTGCACGCTGATCGGCGATGAGTCGCTGTCCGGCCGCCCGATGCGCCGCGTGACCGGCCCGCTGTCGCAGATGGGCGCGAAGATCGACACCGAAAGCGATGGCACGCCGCCGCTGCAGGTGCATGGTGGCCAGGCGCTGCAGGGCATCGACTTCGCCTCGCCGGTGGCCAGTGCGCAGATCAAGTCGGCCGTGCTGCTGGCCGGCCTGTACGCGCAGGGCGAAACCAGCGTTGTCGAACCGCACCCGACCCGCGATTACACCGAGCGCATGCTCTCGGCGTTCGGCGTGGAAATCGACTTTTCGCCCGGCAAGGCCCGCCTGCGTGGCGGCCAGCGCCTGCGCGCCACGGATATCGTGGTGCCGGCCGATTTCTCCTCGGCCGCGTTCTACCTGGTCGCCGCCAGCATCATTCCCGGTTCCGAGCTGCGCCTGAAGCAGGTTGGCCTGAACCCGCGCCGCACCGGCCTGCTGCACGCGCTGCGCCTGATGGGGGCGGACATCACCGAAGAGAATCCGGCCGAGCAGGGCGGTGAACCGGTGGCCGATCTGGTGGTGCGCTACGCACCGCTGAAGGGCGCACGCATTCCCGAGGCGCTGGTGCCGGACATGATTGATGAGTTCCCGGCGCTGTTCGTGGCTGCCGCCGCCGCCGAAGGCCAGACCGTGGTGACCGGTGCGGCCGAACTGCGGGTGAAGGAATCCGATCGCCTTGCGGCGATGGCCACCGGCCTGCGTGCGCTGGGCATGCAGGTGGACGAAACCGAAGACGGCGCCACCCTGCACGGCGGCGTCCGCCTGGGCAGCGGCACCATCGAAAGCCACGGTGACCATCGCATCGCCATGGCGTTTGCCATCGCCGGCCAGATCAGCGACGGCGAAGTGCGCATCAACGACATCGCCAACGTCGCCACGTCCTTCCCGGACTTCGATGGCCTGGCGCGCAGCGCCGGATTCAACTTGGCCTGA